The following DNA comes from bacterium.
GGTGCGGGGTTTCGCCGGCCAGGGCAGGGACAGGACCAGGGCGGCGGCCTCCAGCCCGCACATGGTGATGCCGGTGTCGCGGCCGTAGTCCAGCAGCCTCCGGGCGTCCCAGGCCAGCACGGCATCGAGTGCGCCCATGTCCAGTCGTCGCAGCTTGGCGGGGATGTCCGTGCGGAAGGGCACGTAGCCGTAGCTGGCGCCGAAGTGGGTCAGGTCGGTGGAGATCACGAACAGCGACCGCCCGTCGCACCAGGCGCCGAGGGCGGCCGCGGCCTCGCGGCGCTGGGCGTCGGAGAGCCGGGGAACGAGCAGGGGCACGACCGGCGGCACCGGAGCGAGGACGGTCTGCAAGAAAGGCAGCTGGATCTCCTCTGCGTGCTCCTGGGCGTGGGCGGCCGGCTGGCAGTCGAAGGCCGGGCAACCGCCCAGGCGCTCGCAGACAGCGCGATCCACGGCGACCTCGCCCAGGGGAGTGGCGTAGGCGTCGACGTCGGGGAAGGAGATCCGGGCGATGGGGTAACGGTGCGGGGGCGCCAGGACGAACACCCGATCGTAGGTCCGGCCGGCCAGCAGGCCGTAGCCGCGCCCGGCGACCGGTCCGCTGTAGACGTAGCCCGCGTGCGGCGCCAGGAGCACGACAGGCATCCCGGCCGGCGCCTCGGTCTGCCTTGCGGTGGCGACGAATCGCTTCACCTCGGCGGCCAGGACGCCGGCCTCGCCAGGATACCAGGAACCGGCCAGGGCGGCGGGGCGGGTGCGTGTGTGTTTCACGACGGCCTCCTCTCGGATACCTCCGGACTGTAGCAGACCGCCGGTGGCCGGGTCCAGGCTGGCCCTCGCCGGTCCGATCCGCGTTTGCACTTGCGAAATGGGCCGAGAGGCTTCATTCTGGAGAACGATGCGGTACGACCGCGTTCCAGACGAGAATAACCACACCTCATTTGGGGAGGGTTGTGTTGAAGATCAACGAGAAGGCCCAGGGCGATGTCATGGTCCTGAACCTGTCCGGCAAGATCATGGGCGGCGACGATCACGACATGTTCCATACGGAGATCAAGACGCTCATCAGCGAGGGCTATGTGGACGTCGTGCTGAACATGTCCAAGGTGAACTGGATCAACTCCACGGGTCTGGGCGTGCTGGTGTCGGGCTTCCACACGCTGAAGAAGAACGGCGGCATCATGAAGATCTGCGACGTCAGCAGCCGCATCGACAACATCCTGAACGTGACGCAGCTCAAGCTGGTGTTCGAGACCTACGAGACCGTGGATGAGGCGCTGGCCTCGTTCGGACAATAGGCCGCCATGCCGGTCCCGCGGACGCCGCTGCTGACGGTGGACGGAGTGGTGCTGGTCCGCGATCCGCATCGGCCCGACGCACCGCCGCAGGTGCTGCTGATCAAGCGCGGGAACGAGCCCTTTCGAGGCCGCTGGGCATTGCCTGGCGGCTTCGTCGATGTGGGGGAGGATCCGGACGGCGCGGTGGGACGCGAGGTGGCGGAGGAGACGGGGCTGGGCGGGCTGGATTTCGAGCAGTTCAGGGTGTACGGGGCGCCAGACAGGGATCCGCGGGGACATACGGTGTCGGTGGTAT
Coding sequences within:
- a CDS encoding STAS domain-containing protein; amino-acid sequence: MKINEKAQGDVMVLNLSGKIMGGDDHDMFHTEIKTLISEGYVDVVLNMSKVNWINSTGLGVLVSGFHTLKKNGGIMKICDVSSRIDNILNVTQLKLVFETYETVDEALASFGQ
- the amrB gene encoding AmmeMemoRadiSam system protein B, producing MKHTRTRPAALAGSWYPGEAGVLAAEVKRFVATARQTEAPAGMPVVLLAPHAGYVYSGPVAGRGYGLLAGRTYDRVFVLAPPHRYPIARISFPDVDAYATPLGEVAVDRAVCERLGGCPAFDCQPAAHAQEHAEEIQLPFLQTVLAPVPPVVPLLVPRLSDAQRREAAAALGAWCDGRSLFVISTDLTHFGASYGYVPFRTDIPAKLRRLDMGALDAVLAWDARRLLDYGRDTGITMCGLEAAALVLSLPWPAKPRTALIEYARSGDRDNDFTFSVSYAALLACLDPEDAS
- a CDS encoding NUDIX hydrolase, giving the protein MPVPRTPLLTVDGVVLVRDPHRPDAPPQVLLIKRGNEPFRGRWALPGGFVDVGEDPDGAVGREVAEETGLGGLDFEQFRVYGAPDRDPRGHTVSVVYVAEIEGIPPEVTGGDDATEAAWFVVGKTPELAFDHGGILGDVVGG